A single region of the Vicia villosa cultivar HV-30 ecotype Madison, WI linkage group LG4, Vvil1.0, whole genome shotgun sequence genome encodes:
- the LOC131594660 gene encoding succinate-semialdehyde dehydrogenase, mitochondrial-like — MMAALKFGGNMYTALRSSKHLYRSSSSHLLSAKFLMQIPFTRKMSVDARSIASQLNSSGLLRTQGLIGGKWRDAYDGKTIKVINPATGESIADVACMGGRETNDAISSAFDAFKSWSKITAAERSKYLRKWYDLLMAHQEKLAQLITLEQGKPLKESMGEISYGAGFIEFASEEAKRIYGDIIPAPLSDRRLFVLKQPVGVVGAITPWNFPLAMITRKVGPALACGCTVVIKPSELTPLTALAAAELSIQAGIPAGVVNVVMGNAPDIGDALLASQQVRKITFTGSTAVGKKLMAGSAETVKKVSLELGGNAPCIVFDDADLDVAVKGTLAAKFRNSGQTCVCANRILVQEGIYDKFANALLDAVQSMKVGDGFSEGVAQGPLINEAAVKKVDSLIQDATTKGAKVILGGKRHSLGSTFYEPTIISDVNNEMRISREEAFGPVAPLLRFKTEEDAIKIANDTNAGLGSYVFTNSIQRSWRVAEALEYGLVGVNEGVISTEVAPFGGVKQSGLGREGSKYGMDEYLEIKYVCMGNMNKD, encoded by the exons ATGATGGCAGCACTGAAATTCGGTGGCAACATGTACACGGCACTCCGATCATCGAAGCATCTCTATCGCTCTTCCTCTTCCCATCTTCTCTCCGCTAAGTTTCTCATGCAAATTCCTTTCACTCGCAAG ATGAGTGTAGATGCTCGGAGTATTGCTTCCCAGCTTAACAGTTCTGGGCTGTTGAGAACACAGGGCCTCATTGGAGGGAAATGGAGGGATGCTTATGATGGGAAAACCATAAAG GTTATTAATCCAGCTACTGGTGAATCTATAGCAGATGTAGCATGCATGGGTGGAAGGGAAACAAATGATGCAATTTCCTCTGCTTTTGATGCTTTTAAAT CATGGAGTAAAATCACTGCTGCTGAGCGAAGCAAATATCTGAGGAAATG GTATGATTTGCTCATGGCACATCAAGAAAAGTTAGCACAACTTATTACCTTGGAGCAAGGAAAGCCTCTTAAAGAGTCTATGGGTGAG ATAAGTTACGGTGCTGGGTTTATTGAGTTTGCATCAGAGGAGGCAAAGCGTATATATGGGGATATAATTCCTGCACCTCTATCTGATCGGAGGTTATTTGTTTTAAAGCAG CCTGTAGGGGTTGTAGGTGCAATTACACCATGGAACTTTCCCCTTGCTATGATTACCCGAAAG GTTGGTCCAGCCCTTGCATGTGGGTGTACAGTTGTCATAAAGCCCTCTGAACTTACGCCTCTGACTGCTTTAGCTGCAGCAGAACTTTCTATTCAAGCTGGAATACCTGCG GGTGTTGTGAATGTGGTTATGGGAAATGCTCCTGATATTGGAGACGCCTTACTAGCAAGTCAACAG GTTAGGAAGATTACATTCACTGGCTCAACGGCTGTTGGAAAGAAATTGATGGCAGGTTCTGCTGAGACGGTTAAAAAA GTATCTCTGGAACTTGGTGGCAATGCGCCTTGCATAGTTTTTGATGATGCTGACCTGGATGTTGCAGTGAAAGGAACG CTTGCAGCAAAGTTCCGTAATAGTGGACAAACATGTGTTTGTGCAAATAGAATTCTTGTGCAAGAAG GTATATATGACAAGTTTGCAAATGCATTGCTTGATGCTGTTCAGAGTATGAAAGTTGGAGATGGTTTTAGTGAAGGAGTGGCTCAG GGCCCTCTGATAAATGAAGCTGCTGTCAAAAAG GTTGACTCCTTGATTCAAGATGCTACAACAAAG GGGGCAAAAGTTATTCTTGGGGGTAAAAGGCATAGCCTTGGATCAACTTTTTATGAACCAACAATCATCAGTGATGTCAACAATGAGATGCGTATATCAAG AGAGGAAGCATTTGGACCTGTTGCCCCCCTTTTGCGATTCAAAACTGAAGAGGACGCCATCAAAATTGCTAACGACACTAATGCAG GCTTGGGTTCATACGTATTTACAAACAGTATCCAACGAtcatggcgcgtggctgaagctCTTGAATATGGACTTGTAGGAGTTAATGAAGGAGTAATTTCAACAGAG GTGGCTCCATTTGGTGGAGTTAAACAGTCTGGCCTCGGAAGAGAAGGTTCCAAATATGGGATGGATGAATATTTGGAG ATCAAGTATGTCTGCATGGGAAACATGAACAAAGATTGA